AATCGGCGGTACGTCCGGCCTCGTGCATCGCCTGCGCTTCCACGTCGAGCTGGGCGTCCAGACCATTCGCGAAGCTCGCATTGAGCGCACGCTTGGTCAGACCGAAGCCGCGCGTGGCCTGGGAGGCGAGTTGCTCGGCGAGCGTCGTTACGGTTGCCATGAGCTCGGCCGCCGGGACCACATCCCAGATGAGCCCCCAATCCTTCGCCTTCGCCGCCGGCATCTTTTCGGCGAGGAAGAACATGCCCGTGGCGCGCTGCATCCCCACCAGGCGCGGCACGAAGAAGGTGCCGCTCGTGTCGGGAATGAGCCCCAGCTTGGCGAAGCTCTCCACAAAGCTTGCGCTGTCGGCGGCAATCGTGAGATCGCAGGCGAAGGCGAGGTTGGCGCCGGCACCCGCGGCAATGCCGTTGACCGCGCACAGCACCGGCTTCTCCAGCGTGCGAATGGCGCGGATGATGGGGTTGTAACACTCCGCGACGATCTCCCCGATGTCCGGGATCGGCCCACCATCGCGCGGCAGCGCCTCGGCGAGGTCCTGGCCGGCACAGAAGCCGCGCCCCGCACCGGTAATGACCACCGCCCGTACCGTGTCATCGGCGGCGGCCTCGGCGAGCGCCGCCTGCAGGGCAGCCGCCATGGTGCGGGTGAAGCTGTTGAGAACGTCGGGGCGGTTGAGCGTGAGCGTGAGGACGCCGTTCGCCCGGGCAACGAGGAGCGTGGGAGCGGGGGAGGTCATGTGTCAAAAGTAGCATGGGGGTCCGGGTAGCGCCGATGGTGCCCCTCTCGCGCAATCGCGGTTCACACCGTACAATCGGCCGGTGGTCCCACCTCCACTGGAGAACCGCGCATGCTCACGTCGCTGACGCACTGGTTGGGCAGTCTGGGTTGGACCGCATTCGCCGGGGCGCTGGGCGCCCTGCTGGTGCTCAACGTGGCGTCGATCACGGTCCTGCTCACGCGACGGGACCGGGAGCTGGTGCAGCGCTACACGGCGCTCTGGCTGGCCGCCAACCTGCTGCTTGTGGCCATCGGCGTGGGGATTCCGGCGATCACCGCCGTGGCCCGTCTGACGCTCATGGGCATCGGCGCGGTGGTCCCCGATGTGGGGTCGATCGCCGGGTAAACTCCCATCCGGGGGCGCGCACTGGCAGATTACTGGTCTATGCCTGCCAAGACTGCCGTGCGAGCGGCGCCCCGTGTGAGCGCTCCGCCTGTCGTAACTCCTCGCGCCGGGTTCGACTGGCGCCGCATTGCCTACCACACGCTGGTGTCGCGCGCCCTCGACGATGTCGAAGAGCAGACCAACAAGCAGCGTGCGACCGTCCCGCGCGAGCATCTGGTGCTCTATCAGTTCTCGGCGCGCGGTCACGACATGGCGCAGAGCATTCTGGGGTCGCTGCTCACCGGCACGCACGATGGCGCGGGCGCCTACTACCGGTCGCGCCCATTGCTCCTCTCGCTGGGGCTGAGCATCGAGGATGCGCTGGGGAGTCCGCTCGGACGCGCGGGGGGCTTCAGCGACGGGCGCGACATTGGCGTGGTGTGCAACCTGCCCAATCCTACGGGGTGCACGGTCCTTCCCATGGCCGGCGATGTGGGGTCGCAATACACGCCGGCGGCCGGGTGGGCGCAGAACATCGTGTACCATCGCGATACGCTGGCTGACGCGAGCTACGCAAACTGCCTGAGCGTGGCGCTGGGCGGCGACGGATCGGTGGCCACCAACGGCTTCTGGGCCGCGCTCACCATGGCCACGACGCTGTCGTTGCCCATGCTCTTCTACATCGAGGACAACGACCTCGGCATCAGCGTGCGCGGTGACATGCAGACCCCGGGAGGCGACATTGCGCGCAATCTCGCGTCGTTCAGCAACCTGTACGTGCTGAACGGCGATGGCTGCGACCCGCACGATGCGTCAGCGAAGCTGGCCGAAGCGGTGGCCCATGTGCGCGGCGGCGGTGGCCCCGCGCTGGTGCGCCTGACGGTGCCGCGGCTGTCGAGTCATTCTGGGCCAGACAACCAGAAGGGGTATCGCACGGACGAGGAGATCGCGGCCGATCTGGCGCGCGATCCGCTCCCCAAGCTGCGCGAGTACCTGGTGCCGGCATTCATGAGCGCCGGTGAGTGGGCCGCGCTGGAGGGAGAAGTCGCGCGTGATGTGCAGGTGGCGCTTGAGGCGGCACGTGCCCGAGGGAACCCGGATCCCCGCACGGTGGCGCAGCATGTCTTTGCCGACGAGCACGCTCCGCACGAGGCGATGGGTGGGCTGTCGCGCGCCGAACGTGCCGCGCTGGGCGGCACGGATGTGCCACAGGAGGGGGGCGAGCTGCTGCGTTTCGCGGAAGCCATCCGCCGTACGCTGCGACACGAGCTCGCCACCAACCCCAAGGTGGTGGTGTTCGGCGAGGATGTGGGGCGCAAGGGTGGCGTGCACCTCGTGACCGAGGGACTGCAGAAGCAGTTCGGCGCAGCCCGCGTTTTCGATACGAGCTTGAGCGAAGAGGGGATCATCGGGCGCGCGGTGGCCATGGCCATTGGCGGGCTGGTGCCGGTCGCGGAGATCCAGTTCCGCAAGTACGCCGATCCGGCAGCGGAGCAGCTGAACAACTGCGGCACGATGCGCTGGCGCACGGCCAATCGATTTGCCGCCCCGATCGTGGTGCGCATGCCTGGTGGCTTCGGCAAGGACGTGGGCGACCCGTGGCATTCGCTGAGCGACGAAGTGCGCTTTGCGCACGCGTACGGGTGGCAGGTGATCATGCCCTCCAACGCGGCCGACGCCGTGGGGCTGCTGCGCGCGGCGATGCGCAGCCCCAACCCCAGCATCTTCTTCGAGCACCGATCGTTGCTCATGACGGGCGACGGCAGCGCGCGGTATCCCGGTGACGACTATGTGCTGCCGCTGGGCCGAGCGCGTGTGGTGCAGGCGGGAGACCGGATCACGCTGGTGACGTGGGGCGCGATGGTGCACCGGTGCGTGGACGCCGTGGGGCAGCTGGCGCAGGCGGAGGCGGTGGAGCTGCTCGATCTGCGCACCATCTCGCCCTGGGATCGCGAGGCGGTGCTGGCGAGCGTCCGGAAGACCGGGCGCTGCCTGATCGTGCACGAGGACAGCCTCACGGCCGGGTTCGGGGCGGAGATTGCGGGGACGCTGGCGCA
The DNA window shown above is from Gemmatimonas sp. and carries:
- the paaG gene encoding 2-(1,2-epoxy-1,2-dihydrophenyl)acetyl-CoA isomerase PaaG, whose translation is MTSPAPTLLVARANGVLTLTLNRPDVLNSFTRTMAAALQAALAEAAADDTVRAVVITGAGRGFCAGQDLAEALPRDGGPIPDIGEIVAECYNPIIRAIRTLEKPVLCAVNGIAAGAGANLAFACDLTIAADSASFVESFAKLGLIPDTSGTFFVPRLVGMQRATGMFFLAEKMPAAKAKDWGLIWDVVPAAELMATVTTLAEQLASQATRGFGLTKRALNASFANGLDAQLDVEAQAMHEAGRTADYAEGVRAFLEKRAPVYQGK
- a CDS encoding transketolase C-terminal domain-containing protein, with protein sequence MPAKTAVRAAPRVSAPPVVTPRAGFDWRRIAYHTLVSRALDDVEEQTNKQRATVPREHLVLYQFSARGHDMAQSILGSLLTGTHDGAGAYYRSRPLLLSLGLSIEDALGSPLGRAGGFSDGRDIGVVCNLPNPTGCTVLPMAGDVGSQYTPAAGWAQNIVYHRDTLADASYANCLSVALGGDGSVATNGFWAALTMATTLSLPMLFYIEDNDLGISVRGDMQTPGGDIARNLASFSNLYVLNGDGCDPHDASAKLAEAVAHVRGGGGPALVRLTVPRLSSHSGPDNQKGYRTDEEIAADLARDPLPKLREYLVPAFMSAGEWAALEGEVARDVQVALEAARARGNPDPRTVAQHVFADEHAPHEAMGGLSRAERAALGGTDVPQEGGELLRFAEAIRRTLRHELATNPKVVVFGEDVGRKGGVHLVTEGLQKQFGAARVFDTSLSEEGIIGRAVAMAIGGLVPVAEIQFRKYADPAAEQLNNCGTMRWRTANRFAAPIVVRMPGGFGKDVGDPWHSLSDEVRFAHAYGWQVIMPSNAADAVGLLRAAMRSPNPSIFFEHRSLLMTGDGSARYPGDDYVLPLGRARVVQAGDRITLVTWGAMVHRCVDAVGQLAQAEAVELLDLRTISPWDREAVLASVRKTGRCLIVHEDSLTAGFGAEIAGTLAQEAFWYLDAPVERLAPRDIPVPYHPDLLDAVVPTAARIRERLEALLAI